Proteins encoded together in one uncultured Sphaerochaeta sp. window:
- the hisS gene encoding histidine--tRNA ligase has translation MSKEPKARSIIEPRVLKGFRDFLPSMEIPKKAITNNLEKHFRSYGFVPIDTPVLEYTEVLLGKGGGETDKQIFHFKDNGERDVALRFDLTVPFARFLAQHQSELSLPFKRFHIDKVWRGENPQKGRYREFTQCDFDIVGVDNAEADFEILSMMDSSFSVMGVENYQFCIAHRGLFNAFLSHHGLLELSVEILRTVDKLRKIGKEEVLKLLRELTGDVQKANAILEYISKEDESEPFLTTLDRLAALSGGENPHSERMRTIYSYLCEAGIEKHFTFDPSITRGLDYYTGIVYETFLTELPHFGSVCSGGRYNDLASLYTKEELPGVGSSIGLDRLLAALEELSSPLVASASSADVAIFNTDGRHFPHYDRIARAMRKDGLRVAVYLLNKKQGAQYKWAETNAIPFAILLSDEDVQSSTLTLKNLKNRDMHKALSIEAAIALIRKELL, from the coding sequence ATGAGCAAGGAACCGAAGGCAAGAAGCATTATAGAACCTAGGGTTCTCAAGGGTTTTAGAGACTTTTTGCCCTCCATGGAAATCCCAAAGAAAGCAATCACCAACAACCTTGAGAAACACTTTAGGTCCTATGGATTTGTTCCCATTGACACTCCGGTACTTGAATACACTGAAGTCCTTCTTGGCAAGGGTGGAGGAGAGACAGACAAGCAAATCTTCCATTTCAAGGACAACGGTGAAAGAGATGTTGCCCTTCGCTTCGATCTGACCGTTCCCTTCGCTCGCTTTCTCGCACAGCACCAGAGTGAACTCTCCCTCCCCTTCAAACGTTTCCATATAGATAAGGTATGGCGGGGAGAAAATCCCCAGAAAGGTCGCTACCGTGAATTCACGCAGTGTGACTTCGATATCGTGGGTGTGGACAACGCAGAGGCGGATTTTGAAATCCTTTCCATGATGGATAGTTCATTCTCAGTCATGGGTGTTGAGAATTACCAGTTCTGTATCGCACACCGGGGTTTGTTCAACGCCTTCCTTTCTCATCATGGATTACTTGAACTGAGCGTTGAGATTCTCAGGACGGTAGATAAACTCAGGAAGATAGGAAAAGAGGAAGTACTGAAGCTCTTGAGAGAACTCACAGGAGACGTACAGAAGGCCAATGCGATTCTTGAATACATCAGCAAAGAGGACGAGAGTGAACCCTTTCTCACCACCTTGGATAGGCTTGCTGCCCTCTCTGGTGGAGAGAACCCACACAGTGAGAGAATGAGAACCATCTATTCATACCTCTGTGAGGCTGGGATTGAGAAACACTTCACCTTTGACCCCTCGATCACACGTGGACTCGACTACTACACTGGTATCGTGTATGAAACGTTCCTTACCGAACTCCCCCATTTCGGTTCTGTTTGCAGTGGTGGTCGATACAATGATCTTGCAAGCCTCTATACCAAGGAAGAACTCCCTGGAGTGGGAAGTTCCATTGGCTTGGATCGCCTGTTAGCCGCACTTGAAGAGTTGTCAAGCCCGCTGGTAGCATCTGCCAGCTCAGCTGATGTGGCAATTTTCAACACTGATGGTAGGCATTTTCCCCATTATGACCGAATCGCACGAGCAATGCGTAAGGATGGGTTGAGGGTGGCCGTCTATTTGCTCAACAAGAAACAAGGAGCCCAATACAAGTGGGCTGAAACAAACGCAATACCGTTCGCTATCCTTCTTTCAGATGAGGATGTACAATCATCCACCCTTACATTGAAGAATCTAAAGAACAGGGATATGCACAAAGCTCTCTCAATTGAGGCGGCTATTGCACTTATAAGAAAGGAATTACTTTGA
- a CDS encoding 3-dehydroquinate synthase family protein, with protein MKSMVTTQLDNGKQTEVLLADDLKDLSAHLGEYGRLVLWVFDTNTAKLFKQLPPSHVVLESGESAKNFSSLERILSAALDEGLARDGRIIGFGGGVVCDMSAFAASVYMRGCRLTLVPTTLLAMVDASVGGKTAIDFKGMKNMVGSFYPASEVLISIDTLRTLNDKEFLNGLAEVVKHALLSQDEELYKFLLVHKNEILSRDPKTLAALVELSLKVKQWYIEQDPTETMGIRQSLNLGHTFGHALESSSHYLMWGHGACVAWGTCRALEAGVALGVTDKAYASGATKLFKSFGYDIEYRIGRGDWIEYRDHLLKDKKKADGKVQFVLLEKQGSTILSPLDLQLIQHLVIAKPIF; from the coding sequence ATGAAAAGCATGGTGACTACGCAGTTAGATAATGGCAAGCAGACAGAAGTATTGCTTGCTGACGACTTGAAGGACCTTTCGGCCCATCTTGGTGAGTATGGACGCTTGGTGTTATGGGTGTTTGATACAAATACGGCAAAACTGTTCAAGCAGCTTCCGCCGAGCCATGTTGTCCTGGAAAGTGGAGAGAGTGCAAAGAATTTCTCTTCCCTGGAACGTATTCTCAGTGCAGCCCTCGATGAAGGCCTTGCACGTGATGGCCGGATTATCGGGTTTGGAGGGGGTGTGGTCTGTGATATGTCCGCCTTTGCTGCATCGGTGTATATGCGGGGTTGCCGGCTTACCTTGGTCCCCACTACCTTGCTTGCCATGGTTGATGCTTCGGTTGGAGGCAAGACCGCCATCGACTTCAAGGGAATGAAGAACATGGTCGGTTCGTTCTATCCAGCCAGTGAAGTGCTCATATCCATCGATACCCTGAGAACCCTCAACGACAAGGAGTTTCTCAATGGACTGGCCGAGGTGGTCAAGCATGCTTTACTCAGCCAGGATGAGGAACTCTACAAATTTCTGCTGGTTCACAAGAACGAGATTCTCAGTAGGGACCCAAAAACATTGGCTGCCTTGGTGGAACTCTCGCTCAAGGTAAAGCAGTGGTACATTGAACAGGATCCAACAGAGACCATGGGTATCCGGCAGAGCCTGAACCTGGGTCATACGTTTGGGCATGCCCTTGAGTCCTCCTCCCACTATCTGATGTGGGGTCATGGTGCCTGTGTTGCGTGGGGTACCTGTCGAGCACTGGAGGCTGGCGTTGCCCTTGGTGTTACCGACAAGGCCTATGCAAGTGGAGCAACGAAACTCTTCAAGAGTTTTGGGTATGACATTGAGTACCGAATTGGCCGTGGTGACTGGATTGAATACCGTGACCACCTGCTCAAGGACAAGAAGAAAGCGGACGGGAAGGTGCAATTTGTCCTGTTGGAAAAACAGGGTTCGACCATCCTCAGTCCGCTTGATCTTCAACTTATTCAGCATTTGGTTATAGCCAAGCCGATTTTCTAG
- a CDS encoding RnfABCDGE type electron transport complex subunit D, translating to MNKPTMTVSSSPHLHAKTDTASIMWSVSLALAPATLWGVYVFGFRSLLVLGVSVLTALLSEFLLGKLYKESTLWDGSAFLTGLLVGMNMSPSVPLFVPFLASVFAIFVAKWVFGGLGANWANPALAGRVFVFFSFTTPMSSFVAPRTLASALPDALASATPLSLSKTAVSGGTLGLDGSSLLSSMGYPATEFAQNLSAMTGISAFTIDTFLGNVAGCIGEVSALALLIGGLYLLARKIITWHIPVTYLLSTAVLSWMFGGIPSGLGIFGGSFLSTIFSGGLMLGAIFMATDYVTSPISHKGQIVYAIGCGFFTFLFRYFGSMPEAVSVSILLMNIFTPMIDRYIIPRKFGDTRELRKKQKEARA from the coding sequence ATGAATAAACCTACCATGACAGTTTCCTCTTCGCCGCATCTCCATGCGAAGACAGATACCGCGTCCATTATGTGGAGTGTTTCACTCGCACTTGCTCCTGCAACCCTTTGGGGTGTGTATGTGTTTGGCTTCAGGTCTCTGTTGGTGCTTGGGGTTTCTGTCCTCACAGCCTTGTTGTCGGAGTTCTTGCTTGGCAAGTTGTACAAGGAGTCAACCCTCTGGGATGGCTCAGCGTTCTTGACCGGTTTGTTGGTTGGAATGAACATGAGTCCTTCGGTTCCTTTGTTTGTTCCGTTCCTTGCAAGTGTGTTTGCAATATTTGTGGCAAAATGGGTGTTTGGTGGCCTAGGTGCTAACTGGGCGAATCCTGCACTCGCTGGTCGTGTATTCGTATTTTTCTCGTTTACCACACCAATGAGCAGCTTTGTAGCTCCCCGAACCCTTGCCTCGGCTCTTCCTGATGCACTTGCCTCGGCTACCCCTCTCTCACTAAGCAAGACAGCTGTTTCTGGTGGGACATTGGGCCTTGATGGTAGTTCCTTGCTCTCATCAATGGGGTACCCTGCAACTGAGTTTGCGCAAAACCTTTCAGCTATGACAGGTATTTCAGCCTTTACCATTGACACCTTCCTTGGTAATGTAGCCGGATGTATCGGTGAGGTTAGTGCACTGGCCTTGCTTATCGGTGGACTTTATCTGCTTGCAAGGAAGATCATCACCTGGCATATTCCGGTGACCTACTTGCTCTCTACTGCAGTATTATCCTGGATGTTTGGTGGAATCCCATCAGGCCTGGGAATATTTGGTGGTAGTTTCCTTTCTACAATCTTTAGTGGTGGTTTGATGCTCGGAGCCATTTTCATGGCAACGGACTATGTAACCAGCCCAATCAGTCATAAGGGCCAGATTGTATATGCGATTGGGTGTGGTTTCTTCACCTTCCTCTTCAGATATTTCGGGAGCATGCCTGAAGCGGTCTCCGTTTCAATCCTCCTGATGAACATTTTTACACCGATGATAGACAGATACATCATACCTCGTAAATTTGGTGATACCAGAGAACTGAGGAAGAAGCAGAAGGAGGCTAGGGCATGA
- a CDS encoding ATP-dependent RNA helicase, whose product MKHLPVYMHRQEILDGLEENQVIIVESPTGSGKTTQIPLILHEAGYADALQVGITQPRRIATLSVSEFIKKQVARDDEFVGYKMRFEDTTSGGTRIKVMTDGILLMELKADPLLRSYSVILVDEAHERSLNIDFILGLLKHVMKERPEFKVIISSATINTKVFSDFFDKAPIISIDARVYPVKVIYKPLQRESLEYQVEAITQIVTTEAKKKSGDILVFMSGEFDITNCVNALYMADTDKRLEIYPLYGRLSKEEQESVFNDTSPGKTKVVVATNIAETSVTIDGITTVIDCGIAKINFYNQKDFTSSLVPLPTSRSSCEQRKGRAGRTSPGVCYRLYGEDDYKSRFTYGTEEILRTDLSEVVLRMSDLGISDYEHFPFITRPKHSAIASAEDTLRFIGAIDEKRQLTTVGSLMCRFPLLPRHSRVIVEAMMNHPDVLEEVLIAVSFLSTKTPFLLPPGEEDLSRAAHRRFNNTEYGDFASYLNIYHQYTANPGKDAKQRFCKKNYLDFQGMQEIVHVNEQLGEICGDVGFPLASGGTVREYLCCIASGLMQYVCIKARGNMYKSLTADQVFIHPGSAYFKSLPQFIIAGEIVQTSRLYARSVSPLDKAWLDDISPELYPKLTALVQKERPSGKLQKQEVREKAIKEREEKGKTTITVYKRTYPTLVLGGKKKKEKLVALIPLEDLNYLNQMNEKAPKRPKNFPVAILYRGFYIHYGDKFFSALELQGKVNPGKGILDNPPSGIYTIEDAGTLIDNLHWLLALTKSKKQRKHLYFVALEESGNGNYRFTADDDCFDALDTSLYTLLTLADSLEAAQMKKQAKEVTKIYGNLLKLVE is encoded by the coding sequence ATGAAACATTTGCCGGTCTATATGCACCGGCAGGAGATTCTTGATGGCCTTGAGGAAAATCAGGTCATCATCGTCGAAAGCCCAACGGGAAGTGGAAAAACCACTCAGATCCCCCTCATTCTCCATGAAGCTGGCTATGCAGACGCCCTGCAGGTCGGCATTACCCAACCAAGGCGAATCGCTACACTCAGTGTCAGTGAGTTTATCAAGAAACAGGTAGCCCGCGATGATGAATTTGTGGGCTACAAGATGCGCTTTGAGGACACCACCAGCGGCGGGACCCGAATCAAGGTCATGACTGACGGTATTCTCCTGATGGAACTCAAGGCCGACCCACTGCTTCGTTCCTATTCTGTCATACTTGTCGATGAAGCACATGAGCGTTCGCTCAATATCGATTTCATCCTGGGGCTTCTTAAGCATGTCATGAAGGAGCGCCCGGAGTTCAAGGTTATCATTTCAAGCGCAACCATCAATACCAAGGTGTTCAGTGATTTTTTTGATAAAGCTCCCATCATCAGCATTGATGCACGAGTCTATCCTGTGAAGGTTATCTATAAGCCGCTACAACGAGAATCACTTGAGTATCAGGTGGAAGCAATCACCCAGATTGTAACTACCGAGGCCAAGAAAAAAAGTGGCGACATCCTGGTCTTCATGAGCGGGGAGTTTGACATCACGAACTGTGTGAATGCACTGTATATGGCTGATACCGACAAACGACTGGAAATCTATCCGTTGTACGGTAGGCTCAGCAAGGAAGAGCAGGAATCGGTCTTCAACGATACCTCCCCTGGAAAAACCAAGGTGGTTGTTGCCACGAATATTGCTGAGACATCAGTCACCATCGATGGTATTACCACCGTTATTGACTGCGGAATAGCCAAGATAAACTTCTACAACCAGAAGGATTTCACCTCTTCCCTTGTTCCTCTTCCCACCAGCCGATCAAGTTGTGAACAGAGAAAGGGGCGCGCTGGACGCACCAGCCCTGGTGTGTGCTATCGTCTCTACGGTGAAGATGACTACAAGAGCAGGTTTACCTATGGTACCGAAGAGATACTCAGGACTGACCTGAGTGAGGTTGTCCTTCGTATGAGTGACCTGGGAATTTCCGACTATGAGCATTTTCCCTTCATCACCAGGCCTAAGCATAGTGCCATCGCCAGCGCAGAGGATACACTCAGATTCATCGGGGCAATTGATGAGAAGCGTCAGCTGACCACTGTCGGCAGCCTGATGTGCCGTTTTCCCCTGCTCCCTCGTCACTCCCGAGTCATTGTTGAAGCGATGATGAATCATCCAGACGTCCTGGAGGAGGTCTTGATCGCAGTGAGTTTCCTCTCTACCAAGACTCCATTCCTCCTTCCCCCAGGGGAAGAGGACCTCAGCCGAGCTGCACACCGCAGGTTCAACAATACGGAGTACGGGGATTTTGCTTCCTACCTGAATATCTACCATCAGTATACGGCCAACCCCGGCAAGGATGCCAAGCAACGCTTCTGCAAGAAGAATTATCTCGATTTCCAAGGCATGCAGGAGATAGTCCATGTAAATGAGCAACTCGGTGAAATCTGCGGAGACGTGGGATTCCCCCTTGCCAGTGGAGGAACGGTGAGAGAGTATCTTTGCTGCATCGCCAGTGGATTGATGCAGTATGTGTGTATCAAGGCGCGGGGAAACATGTACAAGAGTCTTACCGCAGACCAGGTGTTCATACACCCTGGAAGTGCCTATTTCAAGAGTCTTCCCCAGTTCATCATAGCCGGTGAGATTGTCCAGACCAGCAGGCTGTATGCCCGCAGTGTCAGTCCTCTGGACAAGGCATGGTTGGACGACATCTCCCCTGAGCTCTACCCCAAGCTTACCGCATTGGTGCAGAAGGAACGCCCTTCAGGCAAACTACAGAAGCAGGAGGTACGGGAGAAAGCCATCAAGGAACGAGAGGAGAAGGGAAAAACCACCATCACGGTGTACAAGAGAACCTATCCTACGCTGGTACTTGGAGGAAAGAAGAAGAAAGAGAAGCTGGTTGCCCTTATCCCGCTTGAAGATTTGAACTACCTCAATCAGATGAACGAGAAGGCCCCCAAGAGACCGAAGAACTTCCCGGTAGCCATTCTCTACAGGGGATTCTATATACATTATGGAGATAAGTTCTTCTCAGCACTAGAATTGCAAGGAAAAGTAAATCCTGGTAAGGGTATTCTAGATAATCCACCATCAGGAATTTACACCATAGAGGATGCGGGCACCCTCATCGACAACCTGCATTGGTTGCTCGCATTGACCAAGAGCAAGAAACAACGAAAACACTTGTACTTTGTGGCATTGGAAGAGAGTGGAAACGGCAACTATCGTTTCACTGCCGATGATGATTGCTTCGATGCCTTGGACACCTCGCTTTACACCCTTCTCACCCTCGCTGACTCCTTGGAGGCGGCACAGATGAAGAAGCAGGCAAAAGAGGTGACCAAGATCTATGGCAATCTGTTGAAATTAGTGGAATAG
- a CDS encoding poly(A) polymerase translates to MLIRYKQDEHGKTLPVANIYTQTEHKIPNHLIDRDALWAIRKLQNSGAEAYLVGGAVRDLLLGNIPKDFDLATSASPRQIQRLFWNARIIGKRFKLVHLVFKDKVLEVSTFRSGEEAMEGNNNVFGSIDQDAKRRDFSVNSLYYDPTNGQLLDFNNAMEDFKKKRISSVIPLDETFNEDPVRMIRAIKYASTTGFTLRWSIRVAIRKHSGELSRVSTSRLTEEVNKILASGHSVKIFNELNKYKLLVFMLPAFSIYCNFPQVQKSLEELDEKVMLAKRGKSDEIELADMIKALVDPLVIFADDHMSPDERFKETFRQIKVLISPMTPSNYDIELASERLLTERGFKTPRNCVRMRRPANRVPQRRKPNPKRKGRTEGPGEVQAGTRRRNNRRGPKKGTPAQKGGGTSSEQPRNSAEAHDL, encoded by the coding sequence ATGCTGATACGATACAAACAAGACGAACATGGGAAAACGCTGCCTGTTGCGAATATTTACACCCAGACTGAACACAAGATACCTAACCATTTGATCGATCGTGATGCCCTTTGGGCTATCCGAAAACTGCAAAACTCCGGTGCTGAAGCCTATTTGGTTGGAGGAGCGGTTAGAGACCTGTTGCTGGGAAATATTCCCAAGGATTTTGACCTCGCCACCAGTGCCTCCCCACGCCAGATCCAGCGTTTGTTCTGGAATGCAAGGATCATCGGCAAGCGATTCAAATTGGTGCATCTGGTATTCAAGGACAAGGTGCTGGAAGTTTCCACCTTCAGAAGCGGCGAGGAGGCGATGGAGGGAAACAACAATGTGTTTGGCTCCATTGACCAAGATGCCAAACGCCGTGATTTCTCAGTCAATAGCCTCTACTACGATCCAACCAATGGCCAGTTGCTCGATTTCAACAATGCCATGGAAGACTTCAAGAAAAAGCGCATCAGCTCTGTCATTCCCTTGGATGAGACATTCAATGAGGATCCCGTTCGTATGATCAGGGCCATCAAATATGCCTCCACCACAGGGTTTACCCTTCGCTGGAGTATCCGCGTGGCCATCCGCAAACACTCGGGAGAGCTCTCAAGGGTGTCCACAAGCCGTCTAACTGAAGAGGTGAACAAGATCCTTGCAAGCGGTCATAGTGTCAAGATTTTCAATGAGTTGAACAAATACAAGTTGCTTGTTTTTATGCTTCCTGCTTTCTCCATCTATTGCAATTTTCCCCAGGTACAGAAGAGTCTGGAGGAACTGGATGAGAAGGTTATGCTTGCCAAGCGTGGCAAGAGCGATGAAATTGAGCTAGCTGATATGATCAAGGCGCTGGTCGATCCATTGGTTATCTTTGCTGATGACCACATGAGTCCTGATGAACGATTCAAGGAAACGTTCCGCCAGATCAAGGTTTTAATCAGTCCAATGACTCCTTCCAACTATGATATTGAGTTGGCCAGTGAGCGCCTGTTGACTGAGCGTGGATTCAAGACACCGAGAAACTGTGTGAGGATGCGTAGGCCGGCAAACCGTGTTCCGCAGCGCAGGAAGCCCAATCCAAAGAGAAAGGGAAGAACGGAAGGACCCGGGGAAGTGCAGGCTGGTACGCGAAGAAGGAACAACCGAAGGGGTCCAAAAAAAGGAACCCCCGCCCAAAAGGGTGGAGGAACTTCCAGTGAGCAGCCGAGAAACAGTGCAGAGGCACACGATCTCTAA
- a CDS encoding cysteine desulfurase family protein, producing the protein MQEIRYFDSAATTIMSRTALDVYQQVASTYIGNPSSLHAEGIKAKEKLEQAREDLAGILSVPKETLTFTGGASEANAIVFNSLVWRLQKPHVIISNIEHSSIKEYVRLMKQLGWKVTALNAPGGFIKAGDLRSALTKQTRLVSLMLVNNVVGTIQDIQALVTEVRAFEKEQGGRRIHFHTDATQALGKIPFSLEALGVDSAAFSAHKFHGPKGVGFLYNTDPAIESLSRGGGQEAGLRPGTENLPGIVSMVEAAKEAMEQFSDHEKQVKQINTLLRQRLQSLQAISPVDSCSPYILNIATNHLPSEVFTRMLYDKGFCVSSGSACSNNAKQKGEGVLDSMQVPPSLAKSSIRISFSADTTTEEAEALAEAITTLIQEHA; encoded by the coding sequence ATGCAAGAAATACGCTATTTTGACAGTGCTGCCACCACCATCATGAGCAGAACCGCTCTTGATGTGTACCAACAGGTAGCAAGTACATACATCGGCAACCCAAGCAGTCTTCATGCTGAGGGGATCAAGGCAAAGGAAAAGCTCGAACAAGCCAGGGAGGATCTGGCTGGGATTCTTTCTGTCCCCAAGGAGACCCTCACCTTCACTGGCGGGGCCAGCGAGGCAAATGCCATTGTCTTCAACAGCTTGGTTTGGAGACTGCAGAAACCACATGTGATCATCAGCAATATTGAACACTCTTCCATCAAGGAGTATGTCCGGCTGATGAAACAGTTGGGCTGGAAGGTCACAGCCCTTAATGCACCGGGTGGATTCATCAAGGCAGGAGATCTCCGCTCTGCCTTGACTAAACAGACACGGTTGGTCTCCCTGATGCTCGTGAACAATGTCGTTGGCACCATCCAGGACATCCAGGCTCTGGTTACTGAAGTTCGTGCCTTTGAAAAGGAGCAGGGAGGAAGGAGAATCCACTTCCACACCGATGCAACCCAAGCGCTCGGAAAGATTCCTTTTTCCCTTGAAGCATTGGGAGTTGATAGTGCAGCCTTCAGCGCACACAAATTCCATGGACCGAAGGGAGTTGGGTTTCTCTACAACACTGATCCAGCAATCGAGAGCCTCTCACGGGGAGGAGGACAGGAGGCTGGGCTGAGACCGGGAACAGAGAACCTACCTGGGATTGTCAGTATGGTCGAAGCAGCGAAAGAAGCCATGGAGCAGTTTTCCGATCATGAGAAGCAGGTCAAGCAGATCAACACCCTGCTTAGGCAACGTCTTCAATCCTTGCAGGCCATCAGCCCTGTGGATTCCTGTTCACCCTATATCCTGAACATTGCTACAAACCATCTACCCAGTGAAGTATTCACACGGATGCTGTATGACAAGGGATTTTGTGTCTCCTCCGGTTCTGCCTGCAGCAATAATGCAAAACAGAAGGGAGAGGGAGTCCTTGACTCCATGCAGGTTCCTCCCTCATTGGCAAAAAGCAGCATTCGGATCTCATTCAGTGCTGATACCACTACAGAAGAAGCTGAAGCCTTGGCCGAAGCCATCACCACCCTCATCCAGGAGCATGCATGA
- the rsxC gene encoding electron transport complex subunit RsxC, with protein sequence MQRIPTFSKGGVHPDDRKVYSRSEAIERLPMPSELIVALSQHLGAPAKALKAKGDTVVRGEKIGEASGFISSDVHSPVSGTIKEIRKVTLANSVQCDAFVIVPDEEQPSVTEEKVDWQSLDGNTLLSSIKDMGIVGMGGATFPAHVKLSIPKDKKVDSFVVNGVECEPYLTADYRIMLEKGEQALEGAMIAAKIVKAERVIVGIEMNKPDCIAHLQKIVKEKGYPIEIVGLQMKYPQGDEKQLLKATLNREIPSGKLPLDVGAVVANIGTCNAIYEAIVLKKSLYERVISVTGECIANPKNILAPVGTKMSDLLAFCGGFSSEPEKLVSGGPMMGFSFFDTETPMTKGSSGLLALGAQKKYRSTACLNCGRCVAACPIGLMPAKLYRYITNGEYEEAMKTSLMDCKECGCCSYVCPAHLPLVHTMKTGKKLGRKKK encoded by the coding sequence ATGCAAAGAATACCTACGTTCAGTAAGGGTGGTGTGCATCCAGACGATAGAAAGGTATACAGTCGCTCAGAGGCTATTGAACGATTACCCATGCCTTCAGAATTGATTGTTGCTTTATCCCAGCATCTTGGTGCCCCTGCAAAAGCCTTGAAGGCGAAAGGGGATACCGTAGTTAGAGGTGAGAAGATTGGGGAAGCTTCAGGCTTTATCAGTAGCGATGTTCACTCTCCAGTATCGGGGACCATCAAGGAAATACGCAAGGTCACCCTTGCCAACAGCGTCCAATGTGACGCATTTGTTATTGTGCCTGATGAAGAACAACCTTCTGTTACTGAAGAAAAAGTCGATTGGCAGAGTCTTGATGGCAACACGTTGCTCAGCAGTATCAAGGATATGGGGATTGTCGGTATGGGAGGGGCTACATTCCCTGCCCATGTTAAGCTATCCATCCCCAAGGACAAGAAAGTTGATAGCTTTGTAGTCAACGGTGTTGAGTGTGAACCCTATCTGACAGCTGACTACCGAATCATGCTCGAGAAAGGTGAGCAGGCCCTTGAGGGAGCAATGATTGCTGCCAAGATTGTCAAGGCTGAACGGGTCATTGTCGGAATAGAGATGAATAAACCCGATTGCATTGCTCATCTCCAGAAGATAGTCAAGGAGAAGGGGTATCCAATCGAAATCGTTGGGCTTCAGATGAAGTATCCCCAGGGAGATGAAAAGCAGTTGCTCAAGGCAACACTAAACCGCGAGATCCCTTCTGGCAAGCTTCCCCTCGATGTAGGTGCAGTAGTGGCGAACATTGGTACCTGTAATGCAATTTATGAGGCAATTGTCTTGAAGAAGAGCCTCTATGAGCGAGTTATCAGTGTTACCGGTGAGTGTATCGCCAATCCCAAGAACATCCTTGCCCCGGTAGGGACGAAGATGAGTGACCTGCTTGCCTTCTGTGGAGGCTTTTCCAGTGAACCAGAGAAACTGGTCAGTGGTGGTCCTATGATGGGGTTCTCTTTCTTTGATACAGAGACACCAATGACCAAGGGGTCCAGTGGTCTTCTTGCCCTCGGTGCTCAGAAGAAATATCGTTCGACCGCTTGTCTCAATTGTGGTCGATGCGTGGCTGCCTGCCCAATCGGGCTGATGCCTGCAAAGCTTTACCGTTATATCACTAATGGTGAATACGAGGAAGCGATGAAGACCTCGTTGATGGATTGCAAGGAGTGTGGGTGTTGTTCCTATGTCTGCCCTGCACATCTTCCATTGGTTCATACGATGAAGACTGGAAAGAAATTGGGGAGAAAGAAGAAATGA